The sequence below is a genomic window from Thermus thermamylovorans.
TGTTACCCGAAACGGCCGCGGGGCCATGCCCCCTGTGGGAGCAGGGCTTTCTGAGGAGGAGCTGAAGGCCGTAGCCACCTTTATCCGCAACAGCTGGGGCAACGCCTTCGGCCCCGTGGAGTGAGGAGGGGCCGTGTACCGCAACGACCCGGTCCTTCCCACCTTTGCCCTGATCCTGGCTGCGGGCCTCTTCTACATGGCTTATCTGAATGGGGTTCACATCGCTCGCCTGCAGGGCCATACCCCTGAAGAGCTCTCCGTGGGCCAGATCGGGCTCATGGCTTTTGGGGCGGCTCTCCTCCTCTACGGCCTCATCGGCCTGATCTCTTATTGGTTGGAAGGGATAGAGCTCCGCCCGGGGCGCCATTTTCCCATCCCGGCCACCGCTCCGGTGGCTGCGGGGGTGGTCTTGGTCCTCCTCCTCACGGCCCTTTCCGGTTTCTTCGTGCGCCTTTTGGTCTATTCGGCCGAGACCGGCCACAACCCCACCTGGCTTCAGGGCCTCATCTTCGGGGCCATCAGTCTGGTGGTGGGGGGGCTCTTCGGCCTCTACCGCCGCTTCTTCGGGCGGGAAGAGGTCGTCACCGAGGGGGAGAAGAGCGAGTTTCCCTGGTAGGGAGGTGGGGCATGGACGAGCGCGAGATCCGCTTGCGCACATCCCGGAGGCGGCTTTTCCTCAAGACCGCTATCGGCACCGGCATCGGCCTTTCCCTGGTTTCCGCTTTCTACGTGGGGGCCAGCCTCCGCCCCCGGGTGGAGGCCACCCCCGAGCGGGAGCCCTTGAAACCCGGGGACATCCTGGTCTACGCCCAGGCGGGGGGGGAGCCTCGGCCCATCCCCCTGGAGGAGCTGAAGCCCGGGGACCCCTTCGTCCTGGCCTACCCCATGGACCCCAGGACCCGGGTGGTGAAGAGCGGCGAGGCCAAGAACACCGTCCTGGTGGTACGCTATCCCCCGGAGGAGCTCTCCCCGGAGGTGGCCCAGCACGGGGTGGAGGGGGTCATCGCCTACTCCGCGGTCTGCACCCACCTGGGCTGCATCATCAGCCAGTGGGTGGCGGACCGCCGGGCGGGCCTCTGCCCTTGCCACGGCGGGCTTTACGACCTGGCCCAGGGTGCCCGCGTCCTGGCCGGCCCTGTGCCCCGGCCCGTGCCCCAGCTCCCCCTCCGGGAGGAAGGCGGCCTCCTGGTGGCCGCCGGGGAGTTCTTGGGGGAGGTGGGTGTCCGGGCCCAGAGGGCCTGCTGCCGCCAGGTTTAGGAGGGAGCCCATGTACAAGTGGTTGGACGAGCGCCTAGACCTCTCCGGCTTCTACCAAAAGGTTCTGCGCAAGGCCTTTCCCGTTCACCACTCCTTCTTCCTGGGGGAGATCACCCTTTTCGCCTTCATCGTCCTGGTCCTCACCGGGGTCTTTCTCACCCTGAACTACGAGCCCTCCACCCGCCCCGTGACCCTGGCCGATGGCCGCACCGTGCCCGCGGCCTACGCCAGCATCCTCTACATCGACAGCCT
It includes:
- a CDS encoding cytochrome C, encoding MYRNDPVLPTFALILAAGLFYMAYLNGVHIARLQGHTPEELSVGQIGLMAFGAALLLYGLIGLISYWLEGIELRPGRHFPIPATAPVAAGVVLVLLLTALSGFFVRLLVYSAETGHNPTWLQGLIFGAISLVVGGLFGLYRRFFGREEVVTEGEKSEFPW
- a CDS encoding ubiquinol-cytochrome c reductase iron-sulfur subunit codes for the protein MDEREIRLRTSRRRLFLKTAIGTGIGLSLVSAFYVGASLRPRVEATPEREPLKPGDILVYAQAGGEPRPIPLEELKPGDPFVLAYPMDPRTRVVKSGEAKNTVLVVRYPPEELSPEVAQHGVEGVIAYSAVCTHLGCIISQWVADRRAGLCPCHGGLYDLAQGARVLAGPVPRPVPQLPLREEGGLLVAAGEFLGEVGVRAQRACCRQV